From the bacterium genome, one window contains:
- a CDS encoding LexA family transcriptional regulator produces MTEPHTLADRLRARADQLGLSPARVAEMAGVNRSFVYDILRGRSTRPGIEKLREVAAVLKVDRDWLIHGIGNVDGTPPFIDNPDEAFVAIAHAAPRPSMGGGAVVAEGRDTPGRAYHFRRSWIKGGLKTSPSLLRIMHVEGDSMALTLPSGDKVLADMRRRAPKPPGIFVLNDGMGFVAKRLEHVANSDPPAVQVISDNGFYSPCERSVEEIHIIGRIRWFAREI; encoded by the coding sequence CGCGCGCGCGCCGACCAGCTCGGCCTCAGCCCGGCCCGCGTTGCCGAGATGGCCGGTGTGAACCGCTCCTTCGTCTACGACATCCTGCGCGGACGCTCGACCCGACCGGGGATCGAGAAACTCCGCGAGGTCGCGGCGGTGCTGAAGGTGGACCGGGATTGGCTGATCCACGGGATCGGCAACGTGGACGGCACGCCGCCCTTCATCGACAATCCCGATGAAGCCTTCGTTGCGATCGCGCACGCCGCCCCGCGCCCGTCAATGGGCGGTGGCGCGGTAGTGGCTGAAGGCCGCGACACGCCGGGCCGCGCCTATCACTTCCGCCGATCCTGGATAAAGGGCGGCCTCAAGACCAGCCCGTCGCTGCTGCGCATCATGCATGTGGAGGGCGACAGCATGGCGCTGACGCTGCCGAGCGGTGATAAGGTGCTGGCCGACATGAGACGCCGCGCACCGAAACCGCCCGGGATCTTCGTTCTGAACGACGGCATGGGGTTTGTGGCCAAGCGGCTCGAGCACGTTGCAAACAGCGATCCGCCCGCCGTGCAGGTCATCTCAGATAATGGTTTCTACAGCCCCTGCGAGCGCAGCGTCGAAGAAATCCACATCATCGGTCGCATCCGCTGGTTCGCGCGGGAGATTTGA